A window from Chrysemys picta bellii isolate R12L10 chromosome 2, ASM1138683v2, whole genome shotgun sequence encodes these proteins:
- the FBXO43 gene encoding F-box only protein 43, protein MSESRSVLSILKRGRLTSPSNNVKYSSFKDSCSTSIFHDSGFNVSLKDPSFDHTEAEHKDELSARPLSLLHEYSEHSHPNLVIPVLSPIENGKNSISLSERREANVATDFFETPKVSKKDSSLRRRLLLSKTALGGIVGCFERQANSSDCSRKKTLSHVLSFDERLSKSSSYSPRDNTYKPLATSTLKTEEFSPACQKLRLAFSQQRTSTVDDSKCKNDLLSEPECLSPIHLNTSKDTIIDKTPNEFSDSALTSINDESTYLELLRTPTCCMLSETNEDKFLTPVSNLIADFNFDLLDTNTPPTHVVSDLDFSVPEDSGFNSLGLDKSEDSSSDHEGSFQELLQKQKEVSKLLDAKRKLRKLDRVRRLSTLRERGSQSETEEDYDITLINSEYKLKVARDPASEDSGLVFNEENSADLILNLGDLSRTPALQVVHEIFMRSKRKRPEQNGLLENSERAEMSVLEYILAGLIGKKMGLEKLDILTELKYRDLKHILAIVLGALTVESLCSIWKVSKNWREIVIQDKNAYLRRKLYIKQLKAEAGGCLLHVEDAATRLNMLRRSALRPVQAQAKIAVLQTPPSCNELLTPTGCSSVPQSTSKQEEYLKIAKTLFIDEALKPCPRCQCPAKYQPLKKRGLCSREACAFDFCILCLCTFHGSKECSSSSAKQRNKKDALPGSAQSKRNLKRL, encoded by the exons ATGTCAGAAAGTCGCTCAGTGCTGTCTATTCTTAAAAGAGGCAGGTTGACTTCTCCCAGCAACAATGTGAAATACTCCAGCTTTAAAGACTCTTGTTCCACCTCCATATTTCATGATAGTGGATTTAATGTATCATTAAAAGACCCTAGCTTTGATCATACTGAAGCAGAACATAAAGATGAACTGAGCGCGAGACCTTTATCATTACTACATGAGTATTCTGAACATTCACACCCTAATTTAGTAATTCCAGTGTTGTCTCCCATCGAAAATGGAAAGAATTCTATCTCCTTATCTGAAAGAAGAGAGGCAAATGTAGCTACAGATTTTTTTGAAACTCCGAAAGTAAGTAAAAAAGACTCATCACTGCGTAGGAGACTGCTTCTGTCTAAAACTGCTTTGGGAGGCATTGTAGGATGCTTTGAAAGACAAGCCAATTCGTCGGATTGCAGTAGGAAAAAAACATTATCTCATGTTCTCAGCTTTGACGAAAGACTTTCAAAAAGTTCTTCGTATTCTCCAAGAGATAACACTTACAAACCTCTAGCTACTAGCACTTTAAAAACTGAGGAGTTTAGTCCTGCTTGCCAAAAATTGAGACTTGCCTTTTCACAGCAAAGGACTTCTACAGTAGATGATTCCAAATGTAAAAACGACTTGTTGTCAGAACCTGAATGTTTATCTCCAATTCACCTTAATACTTCTAAGGACACTATTATTGACAAGACTCCTAATGAGTTCAGTGATAGTGCCCTTACAAGCATTAATGATGAAAGCACCTACCTGGAATTGCTTAGAACCCCTACATGTTGTATGTTGTCTGAGACGAATGAGGATAAATTTCTGACTCCAGTCAGCAACCTAATAGCAGATTTTAACTTTGATTTACTTGACACAAATACTCCCCCTACTCATGTGGTAAGTGACTTGGACTTTTCAGTGCCTGAAGACAGTGGGTTTAATTCCCTTGGCTTAGATAAATCAGAAGATTCCTCTTCAGATCATGAGGGATCTTTCCAAGAACTCCTTCAAAAACAGAAGGAAGTTTCCAAACTTCTGGATGCTAAAAGAAAGTTAAGAAAACTCGACCGAGTGAGGAGGTTATCCACCCTTCGGGAACGGGGTTCACAGTCAGAGACAGAGGAAGACTATGATATTACACTAATTAATTCAGAATATAAATTAAAAGTAGCAAGAGACCCTGCCAGTGAAGACAGTGGATTGGTTTTTAATGAGGAGAATAGTGCAGATTTGATTCTAAATCTTGGGGATTTATCAAGAACGCCTGCTTTACAAGTAGTCCATGAAATCTTCATGCGAAGCAAAAGAAAAAGACCAGAGCAAAATGGACTCTTGGAGAACTCTGAAAGAGCTGAAATGTCTGTATTAGAATATATTCTTGCTGGACTCATAGGCAAAAAAATGGGCCTTGAAAAATTAGATATTTTAACAGAATTAAAATACAGAGATTTAAAGCATATTCTTGCTATAGTTTTAGGTGCTTTGACTGTGGAAAGCCTATGCAG tatttGGAAAGTAAGCAAGAACTGGCGTGAAATTGTTATACAAGACAAAAATGCATATCTCAGGAGAAAGCTGTACATAAAACAGCTGAAGGCGGAAGCTGGG GGATGTCTCTTGCATGTTGAAGATGCCGCCACAAGACTTAATATGCTACGTAGATCTGCTCTAAGACCTGTTCAAGCTCAAGCTAAAATTGCTGTGTTACAAACACCACCTTCTTGCAATGAGCTTTTAACACCTACAGGATGCAGTTCTGTTCCCCAGTCAACTAGTAAACAGGAAGAGTACCTTAAG ATTGCCAAAACCCTTTTTATTGATGAAGCTTTAAAACCTTGTCCAAGATGTCAGTGCCCAGCTAAGTATCAGCCCTTAAAGAAAAGGGGACTATGTAGCCGAGAAGCCTGTGCATTTGacttttgtattttgtgtttgtgCACCTTCCACGGGTCAAAAGAATGCAGTAGTTCATCTGCAAAGCAGCGAAATAAAAAAGATGCTCTTCCAGGAAGTGCCCAAAGCAAGAGAAATTTAAAACGACTCTAA